Proteins encoded in a region of the Roseofilum casamattae BLCC-M143 genome:
- a CDS encoding EF-hand domain-containing protein, translating to MSLTPFQEKQWKRVFDIYDANGNGVIEKTDMEQKMAQIAQVSDLSSWEYDRVYNHLMNINWHYMESSADLNHDGQVTFDEWKDYIGALLSTPGGKGELAFVVDMAFELFDTNGNGFITLDEYKAFYQCLGLDANLAEGVFHYLDGTTTHDNRIDYNDFMGLVNQFIQGEDSGAPGNYLFGVD from the coding sequence ATGTCACTCACACCATTCCAAGAGAAACAATGGAAGCGCGTATTCGATATCTATGATGCTAATGGTAACGGCGTAATTGAAAAAACTGACATGGAGCAAAAGATGGCACAGATAGCTCAAGTGTCTGATTTGTCCTCGTGGGAATACGATCGCGTGTACAATCATTTGATGAATATCAACTGGCACTACATGGAATCGAGCGCGGATCTGAACCACGATGGTCAGGTTACGTTTGATGAGTGGAAAGACTATATAGGGGCACTGCTTAGCACCCCAGGCGGTAAAGGAGAGCTTGCCTTTGTGGTAGATATGGCTTTCGAGCTGTTCGATACGAATGGAAATGGTTTCATTACTCTGGATGAGTACAAAGCGTTCTATCAATGTTTGGGTCTGGATGCTAACCTGGCTGAGGGCGTATTTCATTATCTAGACGGCACCACTACCCACGATAATCGTATCGACTACAACGATTTTATGGGACTGGTGAACCAATTCATTCAGGGCGAGGACTCAGGTGCTCCCGGCAACTACCTATTTGGAGTAGACTAG